The Megalops cyprinoides isolate fMegCyp1 chromosome 19, fMegCyp1.pri, whole genome shotgun sequence genome has a window encoding:
- the si:ch211-51c14.1 gene encoding protein kinase C and casein kinase substrate in neurons protein 3, which translates to MSSLPKETPPEDANNESFWMPGNYQRTVKRTEDSFQACNDIVACFQERARVERQYAQHLSEWSSKWKPLVDTSPLYGSLLQAWQCFLSSAERLSALHSSICRALVSEDGDRVRTWQKETFHKKMFGGFRESQDFETGFARAQKPWAKRLKKLDKARGAYHKACRKEQTACNRETHAKGNPDIAIEKQRKIQEERELASEETKKMRTRYEKVLEEVTRYAPRYMEEMESIFDQSQEEERKRISFLKQAFLSIHRHLDITNNESMKAVYSELHQTLMAISEQEDLRWWRNTHGPGMPTDWPQFQEFIPDNKQKKGKKPVEQTDTLERSVMIGGVKVRALYDYIGQDPDELSFKAGEEFLKIEDEDDQGWCRGMKDGGREGLYPANYVEVLQ; encoded by the exons CCAGGGAACTACCAGCGCACGGTGAAGCGCACCGAAGACTCCTTCCAGGCATGCAACGACATCGTGGCCTGCTTCCAGGAGCGCGCCCGAGTGGAGCGGCAGTATGCCCAGCACCTCAGCGAGTGGAGCAGCAAGTGGAAGCCCCTGGTGGACACCA GCCCTCTCTATGGATCCCTCCTCCAGGCGTGGCAgtgtttcctctcctctgccgAGCGCCTGTCCGCCCTGCACTCCTCCATCTGCCGCGCTCTCGTTTCGGAGGACGGGGACAGGGTGAGGACCTGGCAGAAGGAGACTTTTCACAAAAAGATGTTCGGAGGCTTCCGGGAGTCCCAGGATTTCGAAACTGGCTTTGCGCGTGCCCAAAAGCCCTGGGCAAAGAGGTTGAAGAAG CTGGACAAGGCCCGCGGCGCGTACCACAAGGCCTGCCGCAAGGAGCAGACGGCCTGCAACCGGGAGACGCACGCCAAGGGGAACCCCGACATCGCCATcgagaaacagaggaagatacaggaggagagggagctggcCAGCGAGGAGACGAAGAag ATGCGCACTCGCTATGAGAAGGTGTTAGAGGAAGTCACACGGTACGCTCCACGCTACATGGAGGAAATGGAGTCCATTTTTGACCAATcacaggaggaggaaaggaagaggatCAGCTTCCTCAAACAGGCCTTCCTGTCGATTCACAGACACCTGGATATCACCAACAACGAGAG TATGAAAGCAGTGTACAGCGAGCTCCATCAAACCCTCATGGCCATCAGTGAGCAGGAAGACTTGCGCTGGTGGAGGAACACTCATGGCCCAGGCATGCCCACCGACTGGCCCCAGTTTCAG gagtTTATTCCTGATAACAagcagaagaaaggaaagaagcCAGttgaacagacagacactttGGAGAGAAG CGTGATGATAGGAGGAGTGAAAGTGAGAGCTCTCTATGACTACATAGGACAGGATCCCGATGAACTGTCCTTTAAAGCAG GTGAAGAGTTCCTGAAAATTGAAGATGAGGATGACCAGGGCTGGTGCAGGGGAATGAAAGACGGAGGCAGAGAAGGCTTGTACCCAGCTAATTATGTCGAGGTCTTGCAGTAA